The segment tctgatttcagaaaataaaagtaaattcattagctgacttcagagcaaaagtagtgagtaactagagcattgacatgtagtggagtcaaaagtatgatatttgtccaTTAAATGTAGtcgagtaaaagtaataagttccccaaaaaaataatactcaagttaagtacagatacttaaaaaatgtaagacTCCACATCAATTATGACGAATTCACGACCAATCCATCCTCTGCTTAAAGTGATGAGAAAAGATTGCCTTATCATAGCAGTTTTTAAGTCTTTGTGGCTGTGCTGTAACAGCTAAAGCTAAGAAAACAGTTATTATGCTTCTGTCAGACaattattttgctctttttttttcttttacagaaaATCAAGTTTTGCTATCCCTGCAAAGTGGATGAGCTGCTTCAACAGGTGGCCAGCCTTCATGAGTCCATCAACTTATATCCCACCCCTTCCTCACTGATCATAATTGACAGGTTGGATGGCTACCTGTGTGGTCCAGGGGGTGGCGGCACATGTGGATTATACCCAGGTGAGCAGTCCTTGGCTGCACACCTTTCTGCATTGCTGTGTGACACTTCAGCCTTCCTCACACAACTCCTGAAACAACGCTCCTCCAGCTCAGGCCCATGTTGCTTCATTGCCTCCTTTCAATCAGAAGTTGACCTCGGGAAATCAGATGGGGAGGCCTCTACCACAGATCCCATCCTTGAAGTACTTGATCGCTATTTCCAGGTTCGCTGCACTCTTGACAGAGATTGCAGctatgaagctgcagcagctggattACAGGAGGTTTGGCACATTTACTTTTCAGGGACATGCATCACACAGGCCTCTTGtatcaaagacagagaggacaggcaAAGCATAGACCAAGAATGGCAGCTGTTAATTTTTCCAGATGGTGTAATGGAGTTTAAATTGGTCTGACAATATCTGTTCACCAAGGGTCTATTTTCGTTCACAGAAAGTGCTTTTTTGTCACCCCTGATTGCAGTCAATGCCTCTGCGCAGAGCGTTAGTGtgattagctgcagttttagactacggtagtgtaacctcctcccacagctccacagtaatcatatctttcatatactcttctttctgtcagtgtatctcagtaaacaggtaacaggtttagatactttcattgcatgtattacagggaaatggtaccaacatattcacacattttcaactcgctataagttcctctgctgcttcatcactctgtctggtgtctcctttgtccacgctgtcacttctgtgtaatgtttatgcagcctagaaaaaagtagcatttgCATATTATGTGCCTCTGGTTAATTATTCTGTGATAAAACCAATCTTTCACTTAACCTTGTAGTCTTctcacagaaacaaaatgttaaatctgctgTTTCCCCTTTCAGATGTCATTTAACAGAACCACAGTGGTTTTaatgtacaacttttaataagatgaaatgttaaatttgtcttctcacagaaacaaaatatttaatctGCTGTTTCCCCTTTCAGATGTAATTTAACAGAACCACAGTTGTTTTAACATATAAtaatctgaaatgtaaaaatttttaaggctttttagaacacataaaaaaatgtccagaaattaaaaaaatgtacatagACACAAAGGAATGGGTTTGTTAGACAGtttaattcaatatttattATGGTCCAAGGTAAGCAAATTCTACTTGAGACTCTTATCCCTCCCTGGATCAAAAAGTATACTGTATattcaattacatttttaaaatttgcattatAATATTGCTTAATCTTTTTTCTATTCACTTTATCATCTTGTTTTATTAATCaaaactttgtgttttaaaggtgcagtgtgtagtaatttgGCAATTTCACTAGAAATTGAATATATTATTCATCAGTTTGTTTAAACTAGTACAGAATTagctgaatataaaaataaaaactcgaCAAATGGAGGATGATACCTATCATGCATCACATGATCTTGTTTTCAAAAGccactggctgttttcgaaactgcctactatactagcagtacgtactgatttggccagaattcagtatgtagtaagtagtatgtgaaaaagagcaaaacctGCAgcatgccaaaactccccagatgtcactgattcgggaaaatttcacagtatgcatcagaccagtctgcctcgcgtactgtttcccacattgcacagcgctcattccgctttttctttttccttcttttttgacgtgaggacgtttttgggtgctgtgaaaattattaaactacatataaaccacttcctaactttttaaatcctaagtggatgctaaagaagcagtttctctgtcGGCTTCGCAGCTGTTTACTCCCACTTttcaaaactggaaatccagtgacgtctgacccagcatactgcaacacagatgaacagaacagtcatactacatactatactatactaaacTAAATTCAAACGTATTcatatgtagtaggcaatacctactgcctactacattagtaaatAGTATGTAGCAagccgttttgaaaacagccattgtgACTTCACTGAGAGACCCAGATGAGCAAGGGAGCTTtcagtctagaatctgaccacTAGATGTCACCAAAGAACCCCATTTCCagacactgcacctttaagcaAGACAACATGTTAGTAACTACTGACAATTAAGTGATTAAGACACTAGACTTAAGTTGCTGATATCactgttaaaatattttacaaaaaagatacttactttaaaaaaacaactataaaTCATCTTTACAGAGTAATATTTTGAATGGCATTAGGAAATGAGAAATATTGTATATAATATGTACTTTAAagcaaattacaaaaaaaaagtagcatatTGGTCTGACAAATGGAAGACATTCTCTTAGTACAATTGTTgcatacaacaaaaaataacattcGAGTTCAAACAACACATTGGTAGCTTAAAGAAAATTAACCTTTCTTTTCATATTCAGTAAATTAATATATGCCTTTTAAAACATGCATTACTTTGTAAATAACAACAGGTTAGTTGTGAGTTTTTAGATTACACCTTTGTGTCCTTGTGTCTCACAACACTTAACAATCATTATAATACAACTTTTTGTTGTTAAACCTAAGTTTCCTCAGAAGCTGCGCATTACAATTCAAGATACATTTAAGTCATTGCAATAATTGTTAATTTGCTGGgggcatttttttattttatatgagtAATGGAAATTTAACAGTGCCCATGTTTGTTATGATACAGGAACTCATGGTATGATTTACTTGTGTGAAATTAATATCCATGCTAGTTGTAAAGCTTTGGGGATGAAAATGTtccaaaatgaaacacttccCCAGACTTTTATCACAGCCATGACCTGGTCTAAGTCTTAATTTCTCCCATACTTTGGTTACGTATCAAATAACTACAAGAGTAAAGACATTTCCATCAGCAACTGTTAGCATTCCAACACAGtaaacagtgacatttaaaacttAGATGGCTAACACTTGGCGAGTGTTGGCTGGTGATTACTCTACACCATGACAGCTGGTGACCAAAGAGTTGGTAAAGGACACTGAAATGAACATTGACATCATAACACTATCCCTCTATcaaaccccaacttggtcgaggcagatagttgtctaacatgagtctagttctgcttgaggtttctgcttgttaaaaggaagttttccttgcagctgtaactagctaaatactgcgaggtgcaatgctcatggtggattacaATGAGATaagagtcctgtcagtaagaggggactggatcttatcctgtcttgatgttgggtctttgttaataatttaacatagagtgtggtctagacctttGAACCTGAAATTCAATATGAAAGTGAAGTTGAATGCTATTTACAAGTCAGAAACTCAAAATCAATCTGTTATGACATTTATTCAGCAAAAGTATAGCCCCACACAGCTGCTAGCATAGCTGTAGACAGAAAATAGAGGTCTacagtattttaaaaagaaataagctATATCAGGTTTTGGCTACACATACGAGACTTAGGGGTTGATTGATTCTTAGATTTTGTCTTTTCTTGAGATTTATAAAAACCCTCAAAATATAGTGTATCCCCAGCTCTATCCTCAAAGCCTGTACTTGAATTCTTAGAACACCTTTCTTAACAGTTGATGTGAATTTATGTATCTTTGGTCTTAATTCAACAGCCCTTAACAGAGCCTGCTATCAAGCATAGTCAGTGTTCAAACTGTTCAGCTGTCCTTCTCATCTGTCATCATCATGAACAGGGCGCTGCCAAGACAGGAACTGCCTCCTATGAGCAGGGATCTCGTTCTTGTACTCATTGGCATAGATAACCATTTTTCCAATGTCATCTGCTCTACTCATGGGGCTGTAATCCATGGAGACGCCAGAGTCTGCCA is part of the Notolabrus celidotus isolate fNotCel1 chromosome 20, fNotCel1.pri, whole genome shotgun sequence genome and harbors:
- the swsap1 gene encoding ATPase SWSAP1 — encoded protein: MSDILTLVFKTLMSKTGVNSDFRVASSSPTTCGNTLLLGDHSISRSVLLLAAVTAAETGMKVIFFTQTQIQSLPVSLQKCVPNLSPESLKKIKFCYPCKVDELLQQVASLHESINLYPTPSSLIIIDRLDGYLCGPGGGGTCGLYPGEQSLAAHLSALLCDTSAFLTQLLKQRSSSSGPCCFIASFQSEVDLGKSDGEASTTDPILEVLDRYFQVRCTLDRDCSYEAAAAGLQEVWHIYFSGTCITQASCIKDREDRQSIDQEWQLLIFPDGVMEFKLV